The Apium graveolens cultivar Ventura chromosome 6, ASM990537v1, whole genome shotgun sequence genome contains a region encoding:
- the LOC141664318 gene encoding uncharacterized protein LOC141664318, with protein sequence MSLKQIYPVIDYGAQVSQRLVDAAHSNHPKVAFDCLNDPFVDVNFIGTVVLRSRKTEILLHNDSAVEVSFEFEEFKTEVTALFLAAHAGNVTLLRRLLSVGASVNQKLFRGYALTAAVREGHIGILEILLKAGASQSACEEALLEASYLGRAKPAKLLMEASMIRPQVAVHALVTASCRGFVDLVETLIKCGVDASATARVLLQSSKPSLYANVDCNALVAAIVSRQTAVVKLLLKQVGGAGIDTKVRLGAWSWETATGEEFRVGAGLAEPYNAVWCAVEYFESSGAILRMLLQHISHDVPHLGRTILHHAILCGNARAVEVLLSCSANAEFPIKTIERTEFFPLHLAARLGSTNILQQLINAGYHLNSKSEAGETAIMICARYKHVECLKLLALAGADFGLQSSTGKCVKSIAESMQWKTEFQDVVLEVIQAEKVPHSSNIDVFWPLTYVIQTNDTAALRKLLENPVTDLDQQDKNGFSAAMVAAAGGHVEAFQLLVYAGADLMLLNKNGETAVSLSEDNYNRDEFEKVILEYALGKGNQCSGGIHALHRAARQGDIDSAGMLLTRGYDINIPDSDGYTPLMLAAKEGHGNICELLISFGARLDYENARHETALVLARRKGVGNQAEGILLDELARKLVLGGSSLRKYRKRGKRSSHRKLLRMLDTVGVLSWGKSSRRNVTCRGAEVGPSSGFRWNRRKKNDADNPGIFRVITTKNKEFHFLCDGGTDMAELWVRGIRIVTREAIFGSKQGDPQ encoded by the exons ATGTCTTTGAAACAAATTTATCCAGTTATCGACTACGGTGCTCAGGTCTCGCAACGCCTAGTCGATGCTGCACACTCTAACCATCCTAAGGTGGCATTTGATTGCCTAAATGACCCGTTTGTGGATGTTAACTTCATCGGAACCGTTGTTTTGAGGTCGAGGAAGACGGAGATTCTCCTGCATAATGACTCTGCTGTTGAAGTTAGTTTCGAGTTTGAAGAGTTTAAAACTGAAGTCACTGCTTTATTCCTAGCTGCTCATGCTGGAAATGTCACTCTCCTTCGAAGATTACTG AGTGTTGGTGCTAGTGTAAACCAGAAACTGTTTAGGGGATATGCATTGACAGCAGCAGTAAGGGAGGGTCATATTGGGATATTGGAGATACTACTGAAAGCAGGTGCATCTCAGTCTGCATGTGAAGAGGCCTTGCTGGAGGCAAGCTATCTTGGACGTGCTAAACCTGCGAAGCTTCTCATGGAAGCCAGCATGATCCGTCCACAAGTTGCAGTTCACGCTCTTGTCACTGCATCCTGCAGAGGGTTTGTCGATTTAGTTGAGACACTCATTAAG TGTGGAGTTGATGCCAGTGCTACAGCTCGCGTTTTGCTTCAGTCATCTAAGCCTTCTTTGTATGCTAATGTTGACTGCAACGCGCTTGTAGCTGCTATTGTGAGTAGGCAGACTGCTGTAGTGAAGCTGCTATTAAAG CAGGTTGGTGGTGCTGGAATAGACACTAAGGTGAGACTGGGAGCTTGGTCCTGGGAGACGGCTACAGGAGAAGAGTTTCGAGTGGGAGCTGGATTAGCTGAGCCATACAATGCTGTTTGGTGTGCAGTTGAGTATTTTGAATCCAGTGGTGCTATCTTGCGCATGCTCCTCCAACACATTTCCCATGATGTACCTCATTTAGGTAGGACAATCCTTCACCACGCTATCTTATGTGGTAACGCCAGGGCAGTCGAGGTGCTTTTAAGTTGCAGTGCTAATGCAGAATTTCCTATCAAAACAATTGAAAGAACAGAGTTCTTTCCTCTACATTTGGCTGCTAGACTTGGGTCTACGAATATACTGCAGCAGCTAATCAATGCAGGTTATCATCTCAATTCAAAATCAGAAGCCGGAGAGACAGCAATAATGATCTGTGCAAGATATAAACATGTCGAGTGTCTTAAACTTCTCGCATTAGCTGGTGCTGATTTTGGTTTGCAAAGTTCAACTGGTAAGTGTGTCAAGTCAATTGCTGAATCAATGCAGTGGAAAACTGAATTTCAAGATGTAGTTCTAGAAGTCATTCAAGCTGAGAAGGTTCCTCATTCTAGCAACATCGATGTATTTTGGCCTTTGACATATGTTATTCAAACAAATGATACAGCAGCCTTGAGAAAACTACTTGAGAACCCTGTCACTGATCTTGATCAACAAGATAAGAATGGATTCTCTGCAGCAATGGTTGCTGCAGCAGGTGGTCATGTGGAAGCTTTCCAGCTACTTGTTTATGCTGGAGCTGATCTAATGCTGCTTAATAAAAATGGGGAGACAGCAGTTAGTCTATCAGAAGATAACTATAACCGCGATGAATTTGAAAAGGTAATCCTTGAGTATGCTCTTGGCAAGGGAAATCAATGTTCTGGTGGAATTCATGCTTTACACCGAGCTGCACGTCAAGGTGACATAGACTCAGCAGGTATGCTTCTGACCAGGGGATATGATATTAACATCCCTGATAGTGATGGTTACACTCCTCTTATGTTAGCAGCAAAGGAAGGACATGGTAACATATGTGAGCTTCTGATTTCATTTGGCGCCAGGCTTGATTATGAGAATGCTAGGCATGAAACAGCACTAGTGCTTGCAAGGAGGAAAGGTGTGGGCAATCAAGCAGAAGGGATACTACTAGACGAGCTTGCACGAAAGCTTGTGCTAGGAGGGTCATCTTTGAGAAAGTATCGCAAGAGGGGTAAAAGATCCTCGCATAGGAAGTTATTGAGAATGCTTGACACTGTTGGAGTATTAAGCTGGGGTAAATCAAGTAGGAGAAATGTGACTTGTAGGGGGGCTGAGGTTGGTCCGAGCTCGGGATTCCGATGGAACCGAAGGAAAAAAAATGATGCTGATAACCCTGGAATTTTCCGTGTaattactacaaagaacaaggagtttcattttttgtgtgaTGGTGGAACTGATATGGCTGAGTTGTGGGTTAGGGGAATCAGAATAGTCACTCGAGAAGCTATATTCGGTAGTAAACAGGGAGATCCACAATAA
- the LOC141664317 gene encoding lipoxygenase 6, chloroplastic, with protein MLRAKSIPNTSSGLSIPTVRRHLAASVTGKSSSKSTHLVPFYRVPQKQRGLVAAAKQVHVNIQENESVTSSSASKSDGIDVKVVITIRKKMKEKLSEKIEDQWESFIIGIGQGILIQLISQDIDPVTKSGKSIDSFVRGWMPKPSNHPNIVEYAANFTVPHDFGLPGAILITNFYGKEFFLREIIIHGFREGPVFFPGYTWIHSRNANPESRIIFKNDVYLPSQTPAGIKDLRREDLLSIRGNGKGERKPHERIYDYAPYNDLGAPDKSKDLGRPVIGDQERPYPRRCRTGRPSTKSDPLSESRIEKPHPVYVPRDETFEEIKQNTFSAGRLKALLHNLIPSIAASLSSTDIPFTCFTDIDKLYKDGFVLSNEEQEEGTGNLFLGKLMNQVLTVGERLLKYEIPDAIKRDRFAWLRDNEFARQAMAGVNPVNIELLKEFPILSKLDPAVYGPAESAITREIIEEELHGMSIEEAIEKKKLFLLDYHDMLLPFMEKMNSLPGRKAYASRTIFFYNHTGHLRPIVIELLLPPTSTAPQNKRVFTHGNDATSHWIWKQAKAHVCSNDAGIHQLVNHWLRTHACMEPYIIATHRQLSSLHPIYKLLHPHMRYTLEINALARQSLINGGGIIEASFSPGKYAMELSSAGYSKWQFDMEALPADLIRRGMAVEDSSNPNGIKLVIEDYPYAADGLLIWSAIKELVESYVQYYYTEVNSVTSDIELQAWWSEIKNKGHFDKRNETWWPSLNTKEDLCGILTIMIWIASGQHAAINFGQYPFGGYVPNRPTLLRKFIPQETDPDYEKFIHDPQQSFLSSLPTQLQATKVMAVQDTLSTHSPDEEYLGQIHELQGHWICDNEVVKLYKEFSAKLEEIEEIIKKRNKDNSLKNRCGAGIPPYELLRPSSGPGVTGRGIPNSISI; from the exons ATGCTGAGAGCCAAGTCAATACCAAACACCAGCTCTGGCCTCTCCATACCCACCGTCCGGCGACATTTGGCGGCCTCAGTCACCGGAAAATCGAGTTCGAAAAGTACCCATCTGGTCCCTTTTTACAGGGTACCTCAGAAGCAGAGAGGCCTAGTTGCAGCAGCAAAACAAGTGCATGTAAATATTCAAGAAAATGAGTCAGTTACTAGCAGTTCAGCAAGTAAGAGTGATGGGATTGATGTGAAGGTAGTGATCACAATAAGAAAGAAGATGAAAGAGAAGTTGAGTGAGAAGATTGAGGATCAGTGGGAGTCTTTTATCATTGGGATTGGTCAAGGGATCTTGATTCAACTCATCAGTCAAGATATTGATCCTG TAACCAAATCCGGAAAAAGCATAGATTCATTTGTAAGAGGCTGGATGCCGAAGCCATCAAACCATCCGAATATTGTTGAATATGCTGCTAATTTTACTGTTCCACATGACTTTGGACTTCCTGGAGCTATTCTCATAACCAATTTTTATGGCAAGGAGTTTTTTCTGAGAGAGATTATTATTCATGGCTTTCGTGAAGGTCCCGTGTTTTTCCCTGGTTATACATGGATTCACTCGCGCAATGCTAATCCTGAAAGTAGAATTATATTCAAAAATGAT GTGTACTTACCATCTCAAACACCAGCTGGTATTAAGGATCTTCGACGTGAAGATTTACTGAGCATTCGTGGAAATGGAAAAGGTGAGAGAAAGCCCCATGAGAGGATTTACGATTATGCTCCCTATAATGATCTGGGTGCCCCTGATAAGAGTAAGGATTTAGGAAGGCCTGTTATAGGTGACCAAGAAAGGCCATATCCTAGGCGCTGTCGGACTGGTAGACCATCAACTAAATCAG ATCCATTATCCGAGAGTAGAATAGAGAAACCTCATCCAGTCTATGTTCCACGCGATGAAACATTTGAGGAGATTAAACAAAACACTTTCTCAGCTGGAAGGCTGAAAGCTCTATTACACAACCTTATACCATCTATAGCTGCTTCATTGTCAAGCACAGACATTCCTTTCACATGCTTCACTGACATAGATAAGTTATACAAAGATGGTTTTGTTTTAAGTAACGAAGAACAGGAGGAGGGCACTGGGAATTTATTTCTTGGAAAATTGATGAATCAAGTCTTGACTGTCGGTGAAAGGTTACTGAAGTATGAAATTCCTGATGCTATAAAAA GAGATAGATTTGCATGGCTGCGTGATAATGAGTTTGCACGACAGGCTATGGCCGGCGTTAACCCAGTAAACATTGAACTACTGAAG GAATTTCCAATTCTCAGCAAACTAGATCCCGCGGTCTATGGTCCAGCAGAATCTGCAATAACAAGAGAGATAATTGAGGAAGAATTACATGGAATGAGCATCGAAGAG GCTATTGAGAAAAAGAAACTATTTTTACTTGACTACCATGACATGCTTTTGCCATTTATGGAGAAGATGAACTCCTTGCCAGGGAGGAAGGCTTATGCCTCTAGGACAATTTTCTTCTACAATCATACAGGTCATCTACGACCAATCGTTATAGAGCTCTTACTTCCTCCAACAAGTACTGCACCTCAGAACAAACGCGTGTTCACTCATGGGAATGATGCTACAAGTCATTGGATTTGGAAACAAGCTAAAGCTCATGTATGTTCGAACGATGCTGGAATACACCAACTTGTGAATCACTG GTTGAGGACCCATGCTTGCATGGAACCTTACATAATTGCCACACATAGGCAGCTTAGCTCATTGCATCCCATTTACAAGCTACTTCATCCACATATGCGCTACACTTTAGAAATCAATGCACTTGCGCGTCAAAGTTTAATAAATGGAGGGGGAATTATTGAGGCTTCTTTTAGCCCAGGAAAGTATGCTATGGAATTAAGCTCTGCAGGCTATAGTAAGTGGCAATTTGATATGGAGGCTCTCCCAGCAGATCTGATTCGTAG GGGCATGGCTGTTGAAGATTCTTCGAATCCCAATGGTATCAAACTTGTGATTGAAGATTACCCTTATGCTGCAGATGGGCTTCTTATCTGGTCAGCAATAAAAGAACTAGTTGAATCTTATGTTCAGTATTACTATACAGAGGTAAATTCTGTTACATCTGATATTGAGCTCCAAGCTTGGTGGTCCGAAATAAAGAACAAGGGTCATTTTGATAAAAGAAACGAGACATGGTGGCCTTCTCTTAACACTAAAGAGGATTTGTGTGGCATTCTTACCATAATGATTTGGATTGCTTCCGGTCAGCATGCAGCCATAAATTTTGGTCAGTACCCCTTTGGTGGATATGTGCCTAATCGTCCAACTCTTCTCAGAAAGTTCATCCCTCAAGAAACTGACCCTGATTATGAAAAGTTCATACACGACCCTCAGCAAAGTTTTCTGTCATCTTTACCAACTCAACTTCAAGCAACGAAGGTGATGGCTGTACAGGACACCTTGTCAACACACTCTCCAGATGAGGAGTACTTGGGTCAGATACACGAACTTCAGGGCCATTGGATATGTGATAATGAAGTTGTCAAACTGTACAAGGAGTTTTCTGCTAAACTTGAGGAGATAGAAGAAATCATAAAGAAAAGAAATAAGGATAATAGTCTGAAAAACCGTTGTGGTGCTGGCATTCCACCATATGAACTGCTGCGTCCATCATCTGGCCCCGGGGTAACTGGCCGGGGTATTCCCAACAGTATTTCTATATGA
- the LOC141664319 gene encoding protein Iojap-related, mitochondrial produces the protein MFAAVKNRCVSSLLNPQLKLGFYRTLSSLDKIDRISRLVTGNNANTACATSGEERNDILSLPEVEKILSAVRADNVKVIPVQNHSFTDHVVLATGRSAWHVRNIAQALFYKAKLKQRGSEKKLLPTVEGQKGGKWIVVDSGSLVIHALDEKMRAYYDLDALWTEEKKFTSEERQDEAVENGLVKVRRKNNSKKRHVKSA, from the exons atgtTTGCTGCTGTGAAGAATCGATGCGTGTCATCACTCCTCAACCCCCaattgaaactagggttttatcGAACCCTATCTTCTCTCGACAAAATTGACCGAATTAGCCGCCTCGTTACTGGTAATAACGCAAACACCGCCTGCGCAACATCCGGCGAGGAGCGTAATGACATTCTCAGCTTACCGGAAGTAGAGAAGATACTTAGCGCCGTGAGAGCCGATAATGTGAAAGTAATTCCGGTTCAAAATCACTCTTTTACTGATCATGTTGTTCTCGCCACTGGTCGGTCTGCTTGGCATGTTCGTAATATTGCTCAGGCCCTTTTTTATAAG GCTAAGTTGAAGCAGCGAGGGAGTGAGAAGAAGTTGCTGCCTACTGTCGAAGGTCAAAAGGGTGGGAAGTGGATTGTTGTTGATTCTG GCTCATTGGTTATTCATGCACTTGACGAGAAGATGAGAGCTTATTACGACTTGGATGCACTCTGGACGGAGGAGAAAAAATTTACTTCAGAAGAAAGACAG GACGAGGCTGTGGAAAACGGTCTAGTGAAGGTGCGTCGGAAAAATAACTCCAAAAAGAGACATGTGAAAAGTGCGTAA